The window CCTTCTAAATCCTGCAcaccaaataaatgctaaaaagATTAAGCAAATATACATGTATAGAAATGAAGAGCTTGAACATCAAATCAGGAAAAGGTTGCAGAGAGTATACATTCCTCTTCATTTATTCTCCTTCATAGATTTTCACCTGTTAGCCGGCTAACACTCATCATGCACCAGCACAGATGATGTAACAACCCTTGCATGTTTCCACTCTTAGCACTCACAGCTGCAGTGCCTATAGATCATTCATGTTATGTCTGTGTTCATACACCAAACACGCCTGTTTTGCACTAGAAACACTGGTGTTATGACCTCCACACATTCCGCCTCAGTTCAAAAGCTGCCTACCACCTCCTCTTTGTGAGTGCGATAATGTGTGGGTTTAAATAATGCATGTAGCACATTGCAGGACCCTTGTGACATCAAAACTGCTTTGTAGTATTGAAGTGTCCAAATCCCCATTTTCTCTGTGAAAGGTAAAGAATAACAATTTCGCTGCAGGGCTGGATATGATTTAGTAATCTAAATtaattgtaacatttaaaagcaCTGTACAGTGAATAACCACAAAACTGCAGTAGCATGGCAACCACCAGCAAACTGGTTTTCACGTGACCTTTGATCCTTTTTAGGTTCAAGGGGATCATTCAAACGTAACCTAAAACCAGGGTGTTAAAAATTCAACCCAACACCCAGCCACAGTGTTATTTACGTATGAGCCTGCATTCACAGATGTCACGTGAAACCTCTGATCGACATATTGTTGTAGATATTAATTCATTCCTATGAGCTAactttcatctttcattttgtcGACTTCAGGAAGTACCAGCCCAGCCACGCTCCACTTCTCATCAACAACACGGCTGTGGAGGTGGTCAGCAGCACAAAGTTCCTGGGGGTGCATATCACAGACAACCTTACCTGGTCTATGAACACTGCGTCACTGGTCAAAAGGGCACAGCAGCGCATGTACTTCCTGCGTAAGATGAGGAGAGCCCACCTGCCCCCACCCATCCTCACTACATTCTACAGAAGCACCAtagagagcatcctgaccaacTGCATCTCTGTGTGGTGTGGAGGCTGCAGGGCCTCTGACTGGAAGAATGTGAGGAGAGTGGTGAGGACAGCGGAGAACATCATTGGGACTTCTCTCCCCTCCATCCAGGATGTTGCACAGAAGCGCTGCATGGCCCGAGCCGTAAACATCAGCAGGGACTCCTCACATCCCCATCATGGACTGTTCTCCCTGCTGGCCTCTGGAAAGAGGTTCCGCAGCATTCGGTGCAGGACCACCAGGTTCTGTAACAGCTTTGTACCCCAGGCCATCAGACAGCTGAACTGTAAACTTTTTAATAAGGACATTATACCCTCTCCCACCACCTACCTTGCACTACTGTAGATCTGTAAATGATGCTGTACACTATTACTATTcctattttattatatatattttttttttatattatattattttattttatttttatttattaaaaaattgtATATACTTCATACTGCGCTGAGCCAAATGCAACGAAATTTCGTTCTGTATACAC is drawn from Larimichthys crocea isolate SSNF unplaced genomic scaffold, L_crocea_2.0 scaffold268, whole genome shotgun sequence and contains these coding sequences:
- the LOC113744876 gene encoding uncharacterized protein LOC113744876, with amino-acid sequence MGLKNAPTGINEQPTPYRKYQPSHAPLLINNTAVEVVSSTKFLGVHITDNLTWSMNTASLVKRAQQRMYFLRKMRRAHLPPPILTTFYRSTIESILTNCISVWCGGCRASDWKNVRRVVRTAENIIGTSLPSIQDVAQKRCMARAVNISRDSSHPHHGLFSLLASGKRFRSIRCRTTRFCNSFVPQAIRQLNCKLFNKDIIPSPTTYLALL